In a genomic window of Sarcophilus harrisii chromosome 4, mSarHar1.11, whole genome shotgun sequence:
- the ZNF281 gene encoding zinc finger protein 281, producing MKVGGGFLSSGGGGSGSSSGGGSGGGGGGGSSGGGGSSGGSSRRAEMEPTFPPSMVMFNHRLPPVTSFTRAAVGAAPPPQCVLSSSSSSSSSSSSSTSSSSSSSASNSAAPAAEPPPPPPPAPDMTFKKEPAAPAAAYPPQRNSWGFLQSLVSIKQEKPTEPEEQQHHHHHHHYGGLFAGAEERPPGLGGGEGGSHGVIQDLSLLHQHGQHPPPQHHRDVLLSSSRTDDHHGSEEPKQDTNVKKAKRPKPESQGIKAKRKPSASSKPSLVGDGEGAILSPSQKPHICEHCSAAFRSSYHLRRHVLIHTGERPFQCSQCSMGFIQKYLLQRHEKIHSREKPFGCDQCSMKFIQKYHMERHKRTHSGEKPYKCDTCQQYFSRTDRLLKHRRTCGETIAKGAASAEPGSSNHNNMGNLTVLSQGNTSSSRRKNKSKSISIENKEHKTGKANESQIANNINMQSYTVEIPIVSSSGGIIGAGIDELQKRVPKLVFKKGSRKNTDKNYLNFVSPLPDIVGQKSLSGKPSGSLGIVSNSSVEAISLLQSAGGKQGQLSSNYDDAMQFSKKRRYLQTASGNSAFSINVGHMASQQSVIQSAGVSVMDNEAPLSLIDSSSLNTEIKSCHDKSGIPDEVLQSLLDQYSSKSEGQKEDPFNITEQRVDLHPSGEHSDMVQEENLSPGNQTPSNDKANMLQGYSKYIQQAFERSANSTGFAFGPSFQFVSLSSTLHNHTLFPDKQIYTTSPLECGFSQSVTSVLPTTLPKPPFGMLLGSQPGFYLSALEATHQQLTPSQELDDLIDPQKNLETSSSYQSTSQKLTSQKEQKNLESSTSFQIPSQELTSQIDPQKDIEPRTTYQIENFAQAFGSQFKSGSRVPMTFITNSNGEVDHRVRTSVSDFSGYTNMMSDVSEPCSTRVKTPTSQSYR from the coding sequence ATGAAAGTCGGCGGCGGGTTCCTGAgtagcggcggcggcggcagcggtagcagcagcggcggcggcagcggcggcggcggcggcggcggcagcagcggcggcggcggcagcagcggcggcagcagcaggaGGGCGGAGATGGAACCCACCTTCCCCCCGAGTATGGTCATGTTCAACCACCGGCTCCCCCCGGTCACCAGCTTCACCCGGGCGGCGGTGGGGGCCGCCCCTCCCCCGCAGTGCGTgttatcctcctcctcttcctcctcttcatcttcctcctcctcgacctcctcctcctcctcctcctcggccTCCAACTCCGCAGCCCCGGCCGCCGAGCCTCCCccgcctcctcctcctgcccCGGACATGACTTTCAAGAAGGAGCCCGCGGCGCCGGCCGCGGCCTACCCCCCGCAGAGGAACTCGTGGGGCTTTCTGCAGTCCCTGGTGAGCATCAAACAAGAGAAACCCACCGAGCCCGAGGAGCAGCagcatcaccaccaccaccaccactacggAGGGCTGTTCGCAGGGGCGGAGGAGAGGCCTCCCGGCCTaggaggcggggagggggggagccACGGCGTCATCCAGGACCTGAGCCTCCTCCACCAGCACGGGCAGCACCCGCCCCCCCAGCACCATCGCGACGTGTTACTCAGCAGCAGCAGGACGGATGACCACCACGGCAGCGAGGAGCCAAAGCAGGACACTAATGTCAAAAAGGCAAAGAGGCCAAAGCCAGAATCTCAGGGAATCAAAGCCAAGCGGAAGCCCAGTGCTTCTTCCAAGCCTTCTCTGGTTGGAGATGGAGAAGGTGCCATTCTTTCCCCCAGTCAGAAACCTCACATCTGTGAACACTGTAGCGCTGCTTTCAGGAGCTCCTACCACCTGCGCAGACATGTCCTCATTCATACAGGAGAAAGACCTTTCCAGTGCAGCCAGTGTAGCATGGGTTTCATTCAGAAGTACCTACTGCAAAGACACGAGAAAATTCATAGTAGAGAGAAGCCATTTGGGTGTGATCAATGCAGCATGAAGTTCATTCAGAAGTACCATATGGAGAGACACAAGAGGACACATAGTGGAGAAAAGCCATACAAATGTGATACTTGTCAACAGTATTTTTCAAGGACTGATAGATTACTGAAGCACAGGCGCACATGTGGTGAAACCATAGCTAAAGGAGCAGCTAGTGCAGAACCTGGGTCATCAAACCATAACAATATGGGTAACCTGACTGTGTTGTCTCAGGGAAATACAAgttcttcaagaagaaaaaataagtcaaaaagcATATCTATTGAAAACAAGGAACATAAGACTGGTAAAGCAAATGAATCACAAATTGCAAATAATATCAACATGCAGAGTTATACGGTAGAAATTCCTATTGTGTCTTCCAGTGGTGGCATAATTGGCGCTGGTATAGATGAGTTACAAAAAAGGGTGCCAAAGTTGGTCTtcaaaaaaggaagcagaaaaaatacagacaaaaactACCTTAATTTTGTGTCACCGTTACCAGATATAGTTGGACAGAAATCGTTGTCAGGGAAACCAAGTGGTTCTCTTGGCATAGTATCCAATAGTAGTGTGGAGGCCATTAGTCTTCTCCAGAGTGCAGGTGGCAAGCAAGGCCAGCTAAGTAGCAACTATGATGATGCCatgcagttttcaaagaaaagaagatatttaCAAACTGCCAGTGGTAACAGTGCCTTTTCTATAAACGTTGGACACATGGCCTCCCAACAGTCTGTCATCCAGTCTGCAGGGGTGAGCGTTATGGACAACGAAGCACCATTATCACTTATTGATTCCTCATCTCTAAACACTGAGATCAAGTCTTGTCATGACAAGTCTGGGATCCCTGATGAAGTCTTACAGAGCCTTTTGGACCAGTACTCCAGTAAATCTGAGGGGCAGAAAGAGGATCCTTTCAATATAACAGAACAACGAGTTGATTTACACCCTTCAGGAGAACATTCAGACATGGTTCAAGAGGAAAATTTGAGCCCAGGCAACCAGACACCTTCAAATGACAAAGCAAACATGTTGCAAGGATATTCCAAATACATCCAGCAAGCTTTTGAAAGATCAGCCAATAGCACTGGTTTTGCTTTTGgacccagtttccagtttgttaGTTTGTCTTCAACTCTCCACAACCACACTTTATTTCCAGATAAACAAATATACACTACATCTCCCCTGGAGTGTGGTTTCAGCCAATCTGTTACCTCAGTGTTGCCAACTACATTGCCAAAGCCTCCTTTTGGGATGTTGCTTGGATCTCAACCAGGTTTTTATTTATCTGCTTTGGAGGCCACCCATCAGCAGCTGACTCCATCACAGGAGCTGGATGATCTGATAGATCCGCAGAAAAACTTAGAGACTTCATCAAGCTACCAGTCTACATCTCAGAAATTGACTAGCCAGAAGGAACAGAAAAATTTAGAGTCCTCCACAAGCTTTCAGATTCCATCTCAGGAGTTAACTAGCCAGATAGATCCTCAGAAAGACATAGAGCCTAGAACAACGTATCAAATTGAGAACTTTGCACAAGCATTTGGTTCTCAGTTTAAGTCGGGCAGCAGGGTGCCAATGACCTTTATCACTAACTCTAATGGAGAAGTGGACCATAGAGTAAGGACTTCAGTGTCAGATTTCTCAGGGTATACAAATATGATGTCTGATGTAAGTGAGCCATGTAGTACAAGAGTAAAGACACCAACCAGCCAAAGTTACAGGTAA